The DNA window caaagTCATAAAATGACTTTATGCTAAGATAAAAATTGACTTAGAATGTGTGATCCAACATTTTAGTTTACCTAGCTCACCAATATTCAACTCCACATTGACTTGCAACCTAGTAATTTGTTTTAATGAACGTCACTAACCAAATTATTTAGTACTTCCCCAATCTTTCAAtctaactaagttgagtcatttatggtttaaataagttgagtcatctttttttaaataaattaaatatttaatcactttgactttatttatttttctcttttcttactttatttttttatgatattattttattactatttaatctatttaataggagtataatattttaatctTTGTATTCAAAAGAAAAAGGTGCAATGATTTTTGGAGAAAAATTTCAAAGCTCTCTAGTGAACACAAAAACAACAGTAATattggaaagaaaaagaaaaagaaaagataaaagaaattcATAGATAAAAAGTCTTCACGCAGAGATATTTGTTTTTAATCTTGAGAATTGAGATAAATATCAAAGTTTCTGGACTAAATGTTTTACttctttattcaatttggtATTGACTTTATAAAAtctaaatagaaaaaataagtagaatgtgagattattttaatattaattttataaagattTGTTAGAgtgaaaagttagtgaaatgtgtataaaaaataatattctctttattccattcaagatgtccgtctttcctttttaatttgttcaaTTCAAAACTTTTCGCTTTctgtattttaaaataaatcactctctcctctttcttcattaaagatattcaactattttttttctgtCTAAAATCATgagccacaaaaaaaatatggagAGGTTAAGTGGGATAGAGGAATTAGAATATGAGATCCAtatactaaaaatataaaataaataaatatttctgTTAAATTAAAGATAATCTGAGATGATAAAATAAGTCTAAAAATTGTACCCCATCGGTTCCACGATAATAGAGGCGTTTTTCTTTTCTCCAcacgatttaagaaaaaatagtattaacacccgtgctatgcatgggatataagattttcaaataaggaatacaaaatataataatatatagaaaataagaattcaaagcaatgtgaagattaaaaaaaatgtacctGAATGGGCTTGTTAGGATGGACAAAATGTACCTGAATGGGCTtgttaggatggaccagctgggatatcTAACTTTCGTTTCCCGACGCACAGATGTGGATTGATTTTGGTTCTATGGTAGTTCTTTTTATTTTGCACTTTTCTCTTCCACTTGTTCATTTGATTCTAGCTTAGTTTTGATGGCATGGAGGTGCCCGACTTGTGGGGTCTCTAGTCCTTTTATCTTTTATCTTGCTTTGGATCCTAGCCACTTTTGGGCTAGGATCATGTTTTGGAACAATATAGTTTAATTTTATTCACGGGTTGGGGTCTGCTTAAACCCCCGCCCACACTaggtgttttttattttaaaaaaaatcttgtcACACTCTAAATGaaaaatttactactccctaATAAATGAAACAtgcatgcaattttaatttataatttaagtggagtaaaaacaataaaattaatgataaaaagatgtgtgactaatgataaagagtatgagttaattagaataaaatatacaaataaagaaagtacgtgtgagtaaagatgtttattgacAGTGCTtgcaagtcattaatccaaataaaaggtaaattaatatataaatataatatcttaatttttaaaaaattcaaattgaaaaatatatatggaatattatACATATCCACAATAagtatatgaataatttaaatcataaaaatttaaaacttcattgagaagtcaagttagaaaatttgtattatccaataatTACATTTTAGTGGACTATTTATATTTCTTCCATTTAATTTCAAACCATAGCATAACATGATAACATGGCCAAAgattaaatgaattttttacattggaaagaataaatttcctACTTCCAGCCACGTATACGTATAGAAAGTAAATTATtacttaaaataacgataatatattttatgcatcttgtttgttttgaataatgtgacaatttacactactctttaaGAAGTTATACAAACTGTGGTGAGGTCCATCACTTatcatgtttgtgtgtgtattAGGAGATGAAGTAGAAATTGTGGTAGGTGATCCTTATTGCAAAATGACTATGCTATTATGAAACAAATGTAGTACATTAGAGGAAGTAGTACACAAGAAGAACCATAAAAAAGTACTCGTATTCCTAATCTATTCGAGTCACGAGTCACGACCCGTCAATTCATCACGCGCACACACGCATCTTTACTTCAAAGTTTCTTGACTCAATTTTTTTGTacgtaaaaagaaaataaaatcaactcttagagcatccgcaatggcgcctgTCGAGGCagaattcccaccggcgtgcgggaattccgtcgctgacgtccgccattgtgcatgcccgcaacggatacggaattctcccgaggacgtcgcaggtccgGGGCGTTAAgtggaattccgcggggaattccgccattgcgtcgactcccgcggaattccgctttatttcattttttttgtaatgtatatatatactgctcgttgaacttcatttcattcatttttaatggaattttaATGGAATTATTTCCCTATtggtgtcgaaattttaattacgtaaattgtttaatttgggaatttgtgaattttttttattgtaggaattccgtatgacgtggcagtggattgagaagtccttatgacgttgcaatgcagtgagaagtccttatgacgtggcaggagctgtttttgggaattccgcggggaattccgcaGGGACATCCGCGCCACCGCGGATGCCCTTAATCAATCCGAGTCAGCACGAGTCACGACCCGTTGACGCTGGCGAGCCAACACAGTTTCTCTGCTTGAAACAGAGACGAGAGGGAAGAACACAACtccctcacacacacacacacacacacttcatctctctctctctactttccGATCGGAGATGGCAGCTTATTCCGCCGTAGTTTCCTTAGAGAAGCATCTGAAGCAGCTCCTCGACTCCGACCAATGCCCTCTCCCCGATCAAAAGCCACACCTCCAATCCTTCTACCAcaccatctccaccttgcaaAAATCCGTCGAAACTATCTTCCCCGCGCCCAAGCACCACCGCCAAACCGCCTCCACCCTCGCAACCCTAATCCGCGACGCAGCCTACCACGCTCAAGACGCCTTCGATTCCTTCCTCTCCGCCAAATCCCCAAACTTCTCCTTCCCCGAATTAATACAAACAATCGCCCCCATCGCATCTCAGGCGCAGACGCTCGCTGATTCAATCCGTAGAGAGAAATCAATCCTCGGCGCCGCCGCCGAAGCCGACGCCGACATCCCTCCGCCGCCGCGATCCGACCTCGTCAGCCGCGCATTCCGGATCGTAGGGCAGGAGAGAGACAAGCAGCTCCTCACCGACGAGCTCACCAACGACGAGCACAGCCTCCAAGTCCTCCCGATCTGCGGCATGGCGGGAATCGGTAAGACTACTCTCGCTCGAAGCATTTACGACGATCGTTTAATCATGAATAGCTTCGGGTTTCGTGCTTGGGTCACTGTGTCACAGGATTACCACGTCGGTGATATTTTAGCTAGATTGTTGAATTCGATGGAGAGTAGGGGCCGGAAGGCCGGTGAGAGAGTGTATGAAGGCAGCGATGAACAGCTTAGGGTTGATATGCATCAGAGCTTGTACAATAACAAATATCTAATCGTGATTGATGATATGTGGGATATTACTACTTATGATAATGTGAAGCTTTCGTTACCGGATAATAAAAACGGTAGTCGAATCATTCTCACTACGAGAGTTGCCAGCGTTGCTGAAGCTGTGAAATCTTCTAATTTTTGTCATAAGATGCAGACTCTAGATGAGGAAAACAGCTGGATTTTGCTCTGTGACAGGGCGTTTGAAGGGAAGCCATGCCCTCCTCACTTGGAGAAGATCGGGAGGGGGATCGCGGACAATTGCCAAGGTCTCCCCCTCTCGCTAACCGTCATCGGAGGCCTTCTCTCGCAAGAGAGGCAGACGGAGGAGTACTGGCAGACGATTGAGGAGGACACGAACGCTGCAGCTGCAAAAGGCGAAGAGGCCTACTCGGAGATTCTGCTTTTGAGCTACAATCACTTGCCTGGTCAGCTCAAGGGATGTTTCCTTTATTTAGGAGCATTTCCTGAAGATAGTGATATCCCTCTCTCTAAACTGTCGAAGCTATGGATTGCGGAGGGATTTCTCGTGATAACGAAGCACCAGGGGAGGCTGGAGAAGGTCGCGGAAGAGTACTTGGTGGATCTCACGCAGAGGAATCTGATATCAGTTCGCAAAGTTAGTTCGAGTGGGAGGATTAAAACCTGTGGATTGCACGACAGTCTGCGCGATCTAGCTGTAAAGGAGTCAGGGACGGAGAAGTTCTTTCACTCTGTAAGGAGGTATGCGAACGCTAAAAAATTAGAGGAAGTTGCGAAG is part of the Salvia splendens isolate huo1 chromosome 6, SspV2, whole genome shotgun sequence genome and encodes:
- the LOC121810020 gene encoding putative late blight resistance protein homolog R1A-10, translating into MAAYSAVVSLEKHLKQLLDSDQCPLPDQKPHLQSFYHTISTLQKSVETIFPAPKHHRQTASTLATLIRDAAYHAQDAFDSFLSAKSPNFSFPELIQTIAPIASQAQTLADSIRREKSILGAAAEADADIPPPPRSDLVSRAFRIVGQERDKQLLTDELTNDEHSLQVLPICGMAGIGKTTLARSIYDDRLIMNSFGFRAWVTVSQDYHVGDILARLLNSMESRGRKAGERVYEGSDEQLRVDMHQSLYNNKYLIVIDDMWDITTYDNVKLSLPDNKNGSRIILTTRVASVAEAVKSSNFCHKMQTLDEENSWILLCDRAFEGKPCPPHLEKIGRGIADNCQGLPLSLTVIGGLLSQERQTEEYWQTIEEDTNAAAAKGEEAYSEILLLSYNHLPGQLKGCFLYLGAFPEDSDIPLSKLSKLWIAEGFLVITKHQGRLEKVAEEYLVDLTQRNLISVRKVSSSGRIKTCGLHDSLRDLAVKESGTEKFFHSVRRYANAKKLEEVAKTQRRVSVHKNILICLKDVYHSTKLISDARTLIYAGAHHHHPMPLFLTYDLLRVLDAYTVYFIRFPQELAHLIHLRYLSMTYNGKLASTLSKLQNLQVLIVRRQPRIIFVGKSFLPDEFWGMQHLRHLVMTETDLPKIPETPPLFANLQSLTDINAASCTREVLKRMPNLKKLSMWVEKAGVISLYLDELKQLEVFNFTVLNPSPSKKVEFESEFYLPPKLRKLSLSGCGLPWEAMGVIADLGDLEVLKLRELAFNGDEWCLLDEHVFEKLKFLMIEYLNFKTWNANHEHFPGLEQLYLRHCYDLEEIPSDIGFIGPLKLIELVDCGPAAVESAEVIKQEQEVDYEKMDFQVRIYTSYE